A region from the Aegilops tauschii subsp. strangulata cultivar AL8/78 chromosome 5, Aet v6.0, whole genome shotgun sequence genome encodes:
- the LOC109738790 gene encoding uncharacterized protein → MQARPAAAPLSAPAPPKDSAAAAAATVVSILSDAEPDDRLRASGISPDPALFPHLRKSLTALPESAFPVLARWAGSAAAVSLLASRGLFAASWRLLLFQSPSSPPPPLAAFAPLVRRYARLGRASAALRAFHFLRHNPDRYTVDGDGSPAATSLLNMAVGALCKEDHPRPAAKLVERCLREGELAPDERTYNMLLDGWSSARRLDKVGKLWAEMRVAGVRPTVVSYGTLIKAVCRMQQPDQALSLLDEMRKEGIHANVVTCNPIVHALAHAGRFRDAYNLLEKFPLYGVAPNISTFNSLVLAYCKYGDLAGASGVLKAMMGRGILPTAKTYNYFFVFFAKTGNVELGMNLYNKMVNNGYAPDQTTYNLLVKMLCEANRIELVVQMIKEMRANGFESDLATSTMLIHLLCRSHRFEEACAEFEDMFRRGHVPQYITYRMLMKELKRLGLVQLEEKLTDLMRSVPHSTKLPGSYREKEGDNAKEKRKLILEKAQAVSNVLKECKDPKELHKLKDDEETDVQAADRIVANIRKRVYGGVSRLASPLP, encoded by the coding sequence ATGCAGGCtaggcccgccgccgccccgctctcCGCTCCCGCCCCTCCCAAAgattccgccgccgccgccgccgccaccgtagTCTCTATCCTCAGCGACGCGGAACCCGACGACCGCCTCCGCGCGTCCGGCATCAGCCCGGACCCCGCCCTGTTCCCGCACCTCCGCAAGTCGCTCACCGCCCTCCCGGAGTCCGCGTTCCCCGTGCTCGCCCGCTGGGCCGGCTCCGCCGCAGCCGTCTCCCTCCTCGCCTCCCGCGGCCTCTTCGCGGCCTCCTGGCGCCTCCTCCTCTTCCAGTCCCCTTCATCACCGCCCCCTCCCCTCGCCGCCTTCGCCCCGCTCGTCCGCCGCTACGCCCGCCTCGGCCGCGCCTCCGCGGCCCTCCGCGCCTTCCACTTCCTCCGCCACAACCCCGACCGCTACACGGTCGATGGTGACGGCTCCCCCGCCGCGACCTCCCTCCTGAACATGGCTGTCGGGGCGCTCTGCAAGGAGGACCACCCGCGCCCGGCCGCCAAACTCGTCGAGCGGTGCCTGCGTGAGGGGGAGCTGGCGCCCGACGAACGGACCTACAACATGCTCCTCGACGGCTGGTCCAGCGCCCGCCGGCTGGACAAGGTCGGGAAGCTCTGGGCAGAGATGCGCGTGGCCGGCGTGCGCCCGACGGTGGTCTCATACGGGACTCTCATCAAGGCGGTTTGTCGGATGCAGCAGCCGGACCAGGCACTGTCTCTCCTCGACGAGATGCGGAAGGAAGGGATCCACGCGAATGTGGTTACCTGCAACCCCATCGTGCATGCCCTCGCTCACGCCGGCCGATTTCGGGACGCATACAACCTGCTCGAGAAATTTCCTCTCTACGGGGTGGCGCCTAATATCTCGACATTCAACTCGCTCGTGTTGGCTTATTGCAAATATGGAGACCTTGCCGGGGCTAGCGGTGTGCTCAAGGCCATGATGGGGAGGGGCATCTTGCCAACGGCAAAAACATACAATTacttcttcgtgttcttcgccaAGACCGGCAATGTTGAGCTGGGGATGAATCTTTATAACAAGATGGTCAACAATGGTTATGCGCCGGACCAAACCACTTACAACCTCCTGGTCAAGATGTTGTGCGAGGCTAATCGGATTGAATTAGTGGTGCAGATGATAAAGGAGATGAGAGCTAATGGCTTTGAGTCTGATCTGGCAACAAGCACCATGCTGATACATTTGCTTTGTCGAAGCCATCGGTTTGAGGAAGCATGTGCTGAGTTTGAGGACATGTTCCGTAGAGGCCACGTGCCCCAGTATATCACTTACAGGATGCTTATGAAAGAGCTCAAGCGGCTGGGTTTGGTTCAACTGGAAGAGAAGTTGACCGACCTAATGCGCTCAGTACCACATTCTACAAAGTTGCCTGGCAGCTACAGAGAAAAGGAAGGCGACAATGCTAAAGAAAAGAGAAAGTTAATATTGGAGAAAGCTCAGGCTGTTTCCAATGTTCTGAAGGAGTGTAAAGATCCGAAGGAGTTGcacaagctgaaagatgatgaaGAAACTGATGTCCAGGCCGCAGATAGGATAGTAGCCAACATTAGAAAAAGAGTATATGGGGGTGTCTCTAGGTTAGCCTCTCCACTTCCTTGA
- the LOC109738776 gene encoding L-type lectin-domain containing receptor kinase IX.1 isoform X1: MACISLILVRFVILVLAVVASLGVGAAAAVGKQDKFLAPVHPSCSTSGNYTDGSQFKKNLDELLAALPAAASRNDGFYIGTVGDSGSPDQVFTLIMCYADHDAAECLECLTGAPAGIMALCPGSRDVRAAYDACILRYSPVSPFASTADLEIPFYVKYTAPILVDPVAMARAWLPLMADLTGQAAGSLARAASGSTPYDASWRVFGLAQCTRNLNASECSRCLSSLVGKLPELFQNETGGAVKAYSCYVHYQIGPFEITLPPASEPPPQSSPKPGEASSSSRTRLLIGSSIGTVSFLIILVGVLVCLLVRRRQKHPITANKQAKGQEPEDGKFSDGDDPAMEDDFEKGTGPKRFRYVELAIATDNFSDEKKLGEGGFGSVYRGYLKESNLEVAIKRVSKGSKQGKKEYASEVTIISRLRHRNLVQLIGWCHGGGELLLVYELMPKGSLDTHLYGGKNAAVLPWPVRHEIVLGLGSALLYLNQEWEQCVLHRDIKPSNIMLDASFAAKLGDFGLARLVDHGRGSHTTVLAGTMGYMDPECMTTGRTSAESDVYSFGVVLLEIACGRRPLAVAEEEQMAHLAQRVWASYGVGRVLDAADARLEGEFDAEEVERVMVVGLWCAHPDRSLRPSIRQAVGVLRREQPLPTLPERMPVATFLYVPLLVDGSSSTLSTGVTGAGGSGSSGTDTTAEKSMSMRSNTVVDGQITGR, encoded by the exons ATGGCGTGCATAAGCTTAATCTTGGTCAG GTTTGTCATCCTCGTCCTCGCCGTTGTTGCATCTCTCGGCGTCGGCGCCGCTGCCGCAGTTGGCAAGCAGGACAAGTTCCTGGCTCCAGTGCATCCTTCCTGCTCGACCAGTGGCAACTACACCGATGGCAGCCAGTTCAAGAAGAACCTCGACGAGCTCCTTGCCGCCCTCCCCGCGGCCGCCAGCAGGAACGACGGGTTCTACATCGGCACTGTGGGGGACTCGGGATCTCCCGACCAGGTCTTCACCCTCATCATGTGCTATGCCGACCACGACGCGGCGGAGTGCCTGGAATGCCTCACCGGAGCGCCGGCGGGGATCATGGCCTTGTGCCCTGGCAGCCGGGACGTGCGCGCGGCATACGATGCGTGCATACTCCGGTACTCCCCGGTGTCGCCCTTTGCATCCACGGCCGACCTCGAGATCCCTTTCTACGTGAAGTACACCGCTCCCATCCTAGTTGATCCGGTGGCCATGGCCAGGGCGTGGCTTCCGCTGATGGCCGACCTCACGGGACAGGCCGCTGGGTCGCTGGCGCGGGCAGCGAGTGGGAGCACACCGTACGATGCTTCGTGGCGGGTGTTCGGGCTGGCGCAGTGCACGAGGAACCTCAACGCGAGCGAGTGCAGCCGGTGCCTCTCCTCCTTGGTCGGCAAACTGCCGGAGCTGTTCCAGAACGAGACCGGTGGCGCCGTCAAGGCATACAGCTGCTACGTGCACTACCAGATCGGCCCCTTTGAGATAACCCTTCCACCTGCATCAGAACCACCGCCGCAGTCGTCTCCAAAGCCCGGAG AAGCATCGTCTTCTTCAAGAACAAGGCTCCTGATCGGCAGCTCCATTGGTACCGTGTCGTTCTTGATCATTCTGGTTGGTGTCTTGGTCTGTCTCCTTGTCCGACGACGGCAAAAGCACCCAATCACTGCCAATAAGCAGGCAAAGGGGCAAGAGCCGGAAGATGGCAAATTCTCCGACGGCGACGACCCAGCCATGGAAGACGACTTCGAGAAAGGGACTGGGCCCAAGAGATTTCGCTACGTTGAGCTGGCCATCGCAACCGACAACTTCTCTGACGAGAAGAAGCTCGGGGAAGGAGGTTTCGGCTCCGTGTACAGAGGGTACCTCAAGGAGTCGAACCTTGAGGTGGCCATCAAGAGAGTATCCAAAGGTTCCAAGCAAGGGAAGAAAGAGTATGCTTCCGAGGTGACAATTATAAGCAGACTCCGGCACCGAAACCTGGTGCAGCTCATCGGCTGGTGCCACGGCGGTGGCGAGCTGCTCCTTGTCTACGAGCTGATGCCCAAGGGCAGCCTTGACACGCACCTCTACGGCGGCAAGAACGCAGCCGTGCTGCCATGGCCGGTCAGGCATGAGATCGTGCTTGGACTGGGCTCTGCCCTCCTGTATCTAAACCAAGAGTGGGAGCAGTGCGTCCTGCACAGAGACATCAAACCAAGCAACATCATGCTGGACGCCTCCTTTGCTGCCAAGCTCGGCGACTTCGGGCTTGCCAGGCTCGTTGACCATGGCCGAGGCTCGCACACCACGGTGCTCGCCGGCACGATGGGATACATGGACCCGGAATGCATGACCACCGGCCGGACCAGCGCCGAGTCGGACGTGTACAGCTTCGGTGTCGTGCTCCTCGAGATTGCCTGCGGCAGGCGGCCTCTGGCAGTGGCAGAAGAGGAGCAGATGGCCCACCTGGCTCAGCGGGTCTGGGCATCATACGGCGTGGGAAGGGTTCTTGATGCCGCTGACGCGCGGCTGGAGGGGGAGTTTGACGCCGAGGAGGTGGAGCGTGTGATGGTCGTCGGGCTCTGGTGCGCGCACCCTGACCGGAGCCTCAGGCCGTCCATCAGGCAGGCCGTCGGTGTGCTGCGGCGCGAGCAGCCTCTGCCGACCCTACCGGAGAGGATGCCGGTGGCAACTTTCTTGTACGTGCCCCTACTGGTTGATGGTTCAAGTTCCACGTTGTCTACTGGTGTCACCGGCGCTGGCGGCAGTGGCAGCAGCGGAACTGACACGACGGCGGAGAAGTCGATGTCGATGCGAAGCAACACGGTAGTGGATGGACAAATCACTGGACGCTAA
- the LOC109738776 gene encoding L-type lectin-domain containing receptor kinase IX.1 isoform X2 has protein sequence MASRFVILVLAVVASLGVGAAAAVGKQDKFLAPVHPSCSTSGNYTDGSQFKKNLDELLAALPAAASRNDGFYIGTVGDSGSPDQVFTLIMCYADHDAAECLECLTGAPAGIMALCPGSRDVRAAYDACILRYSPVSPFASTADLEIPFYVKYTAPILVDPVAMARAWLPLMADLTGQAAGSLARAASGSTPYDASWRVFGLAQCTRNLNASECSRCLSSLVGKLPELFQNETGGAVKAYSCYVHYQIGPFEITLPPASEPPPQSSPKPGEASSSSRTRLLIGSSIGTVSFLIILVGVLVCLLVRRRQKHPITANKQAKGQEPEDGKFSDGDDPAMEDDFEKGTGPKRFRYVELAIATDNFSDEKKLGEGGFGSVYRGYLKESNLEVAIKRVSKGSKQGKKEYASEVTIISRLRHRNLVQLIGWCHGGGELLLVYELMPKGSLDTHLYGGKNAAVLPWPVRHEIVLGLGSALLYLNQEWEQCVLHRDIKPSNIMLDASFAAKLGDFGLARLVDHGRGSHTTVLAGTMGYMDPECMTTGRTSAESDVYSFGVVLLEIACGRRPLAVAEEEQMAHLAQRVWASYGVGRVLDAADARLEGEFDAEEVERVMVVGLWCAHPDRSLRPSIRQAVGVLRREQPLPTLPERMPVATFLYVPLLVDGSSSTLSTGVTGAGGSGSSGTDTTAEKSMSMRSNTVVDGQITGR, from the exons ATGGCTTCCAGGTTTGTCATCCTCGTCCTCGCCGTTGTTGCATCTCTCGGCGTCGGCGCCGCTGCCGCAGTTGGCAAGCAGGACAAGTTCCTGGCTCCAGTGCATCCTTCCTGCTCGACCAGTGGCAACTACACCGATGGCAGCCAGTTCAAGAAGAACCTCGACGAGCTCCTTGCCGCCCTCCCCGCGGCCGCCAGCAGGAACGACGGGTTCTACATCGGCACTGTGGGGGACTCGGGATCTCCCGACCAGGTCTTCACCCTCATCATGTGCTATGCCGACCACGACGCGGCGGAGTGCCTGGAATGCCTCACCGGAGCGCCGGCGGGGATCATGGCCTTGTGCCCTGGCAGCCGGGACGTGCGCGCGGCATACGATGCGTGCATACTCCGGTACTCCCCGGTGTCGCCCTTTGCATCCACGGCCGACCTCGAGATCCCTTTCTACGTGAAGTACACCGCTCCCATCCTAGTTGATCCGGTGGCCATGGCCAGGGCGTGGCTTCCGCTGATGGCCGACCTCACGGGACAGGCCGCTGGGTCGCTGGCGCGGGCAGCGAGTGGGAGCACACCGTACGATGCTTCGTGGCGGGTGTTCGGGCTGGCGCAGTGCACGAGGAACCTCAACGCGAGCGAGTGCAGCCGGTGCCTCTCCTCCTTGGTCGGCAAACTGCCGGAGCTGTTCCAGAACGAGACCGGTGGCGCCGTCAAGGCATACAGCTGCTACGTGCACTACCAGATCGGCCCCTTTGAGATAACCCTTCCACCTGCATCAGAACCACCGCCGCAGTCGTCTCCAAAGCCCGGAG AAGCATCGTCTTCTTCAAGAACAAGGCTCCTGATCGGCAGCTCCATTGGTACCGTGTCGTTCTTGATCATTCTGGTTGGTGTCTTGGTCTGTCTCCTTGTCCGACGACGGCAAAAGCACCCAATCACTGCCAATAAGCAGGCAAAGGGGCAAGAGCCGGAAGATGGCAAATTCTCCGACGGCGACGACCCAGCCATGGAAGACGACTTCGAGAAAGGGACTGGGCCCAAGAGATTTCGCTACGTTGAGCTGGCCATCGCAACCGACAACTTCTCTGACGAGAAGAAGCTCGGGGAAGGAGGTTTCGGCTCCGTGTACAGAGGGTACCTCAAGGAGTCGAACCTTGAGGTGGCCATCAAGAGAGTATCCAAAGGTTCCAAGCAAGGGAAGAAAGAGTATGCTTCCGAGGTGACAATTATAAGCAGACTCCGGCACCGAAACCTGGTGCAGCTCATCGGCTGGTGCCACGGCGGTGGCGAGCTGCTCCTTGTCTACGAGCTGATGCCCAAGGGCAGCCTTGACACGCACCTCTACGGCGGCAAGAACGCAGCCGTGCTGCCATGGCCGGTCAGGCATGAGATCGTGCTTGGACTGGGCTCTGCCCTCCTGTATCTAAACCAAGAGTGGGAGCAGTGCGTCCTGCACAGAGACATCAAACCAAGCAACATCATGCTGGACGCCTCCTTTGCTGCCAAGCTCGGCGACTTCGGGCTTGCCAGGCTCGTTGACCATGGCCGAGGCTCGCACACCACGGTGCTCGCCGGCACGATGGGATACATGGACCCGGAATGCATGACCACCGGCCGGACCAGCGCCGAGTCGGACGTGTACAGCTTCGGTGTCGTGCTCCTCGAGATTGCCTGCGGCAGGCGGCCTCTGGCAGTGGCAGAAGAGGAGCAGATGGCCCACCTGGCTCAGCGGGTCTGGGCATCATACGGCGTGGGAAGGGTTCTTGATGCCGCTGACGCGCGGCTGGAGGGGGAGTTTGACGCCGAGGAGGTGGAGCGTGTGATGGTCGTCGGGCTCTGGTGCGCGCACCCTGACCGGAGCCTCAGGCCGTCCATCAGGCAGGCCGTCGGTGTGCTGCGGCGCGAGCAGCCTCTGCCGACCCTACCGGAGAGGATGCCGGTGGCAACTTTCTTGTACGTGCCCCTACTGGTTGATGGTTCAAGTTCCACGTTGTCTACTGGTGTCACCGGCGCTGGCGGCAGTGGCAGCAGCGGAACTGACACGACGGCGGAGAAGTCGATGTCGATGCGAAGCAACACGGTAGTGGATGGACAAATCACTGGACGCTAA